In Dermochelys coriacea isolate rDerCor1 chromosome 10, rDerCor1.pri.v4, whole genome shotgun sequence, one DNA window encodes the following:
- the NDE1 gene encoding nuclear distribution protein nudE homolog 1 gives MEDLEGNHFNSVEEEASYWKELAMKYKQCAENTQEELREFQEGSREYEAELETQLQQTEFRNRDLLSENNRLRMELESIKEKIEMQHSEGYQQISALEDDLAQTAAIKDQLQKYIRELEQANDDLERAKRATIMSLEDFEQRLNQAIERNAFLESELDEKENLLESVQRLKDEARDLRQELAVQQKQEKPKTPIQSTLEAERTDTAVQATLSVPSTPAVHRGPNVSISTPGTFRRGFEDSYSRTPLTPAARISALNIVGDLLRKVGALESKLASCRNFVYDQSPSRPAMSSSMYLNKSRDGLEKRLSSSHMPLSDNGLGKRLEFGTRPSNIPAPVAHSPQGVVKMLL, from the exons ATGGAAGATTTGGAAGGAAATCACTTCAATTCAGTGGAAGAAGAAGCCAGCTACTGGAAAGAACTGGCTATGAAATATAAACAATG TGCAGAAAATACACAGGAGGAACTGCGTGAGTTCCAAGAAGGGAGCCGAGAATATGAAGCAGAATTGGAGACCCAGCTGCAACAAACGGAATTCAGAAATCGTGACCTTCTGTCGGAAAACAATCGCCTTCGAATGGAACTGGAGTCAATTAAG GAAAAAATTGAAATGCAACATTCAGAAGGCTACCAGCAGATCTCTGCACTAGAAGATGACCTGGCACAGACGGCAGCTATTAAAGATCAACTACAGAAGTACATTCGAGAACTCGAGCAAGCAAATGATGACTTGGAAAGAGCAAAAAG AGCCACTATAATGTCTCTGGAGGACTTCGAACAGCGTTTGAACCAGGCTATTGAAAGAAATGCCTTTCTGGAGAGTGAGCTAGATGAGAAGGAGAACCTCCTGGAATCAGTGCAGCGATTGAAAGATGAAGCCAGAG ACTTAAGGCAAGAACTTGCAGTGCAGCAGAAACAGGAGAAACCCAAAACACCGATACAAAGTACACTGGAGGCAGAAAGAACGGACACAGCCGTGCAAGCGACCTTATCTGTGCCTTCAACTCCTGCAGTTCATAGGGGACCCAATGTCAGTATAAGCACCCCAGGAACGTTTAGAAGAG GTTTTGAGGATAGTTACAGCAGGACTCCTCTCACACCAGCTGCCAGGATATCGGCGCTAAACATTGTGGGAGACTTACTACGGAAAGTAGGG GCTCTGGAATCCAAACTTGCATCTTGTCGAAACTTTGTGTATGACCAGTCTCCAAGCAGACCCGCCATGTCCTCATCCATGTATCTGAACAAAAGCAGAGATGGCCTTGAAAAACGATTGAGCAGTTCCCACATGCCTTTGAGCGATAACGG GTTAGGGAAGCGCTTGGAGTTTGGAACACGGCCTTCAAATATTCCTGCACCAGTGGCACATTCCCCACAGGGTGTAGTCAAGATGTTACTCTGA